The following are encoded in a window of Geotrypetes seraphini chromosome 5, aGeoSer1.1, whole genome shotgun sequence genomic DNA:
- the CTU1 gene encoding cytoplasmic tRNA 2-thiolation protein 1 isoform X3, producing the protein MPVCCNSCLEKNAVLKRPKTGHSLCKECFFTAFEEEVHQTIMSGQLFQRGETVGIGASGGKDSTVLAHVLKVLNERHDYGLALLLLSVDEGITGYRDDSLETVKRNQQQYDLPLKIVSYEELYGWTMDDIVKQVGLKNNCTFCGVFRRQALDRGAMILGVDKICTGHNADDIAETVLMNVLRGDIARLRRCTAVATGSEGAIPRCKPLKYAYEKEIVLYAYFKKLDYFSTECVYSPNAYRGHARAFLKDLEALRPSTILDIIHSGEHLSVKEDVRMPVQGNCSRCGYISSQALCKACVLLEGLNRGLPKLGIGKHQKLHHKLLAQEPLTEQERRKLKVLDL; encoded by the exons ATGCCAGTGTGTTGCAACAGTTGCCTGGAGAAAAATGCAGTGTTGAAGAGGCCAAAGACTGGGCACTCTCTCTGCAAGGAGTGCTTCTTCACAGCCTTCGAGGAAGAGGTGCACCAGACGATTATGTCTGGCCAGCTCTTTCAGCGAGGAGAGACTGTAGGGATTGGCGCCTCCGGGGGCAAGGACTCCACTGTTCTGGCTCATGTTTTGAAGGTGCTAAATGAACGTCATGATTATGGTCTGGCCCTACTTCTACTCTCAGTGGATGAAGGTATCACAGGTTACCGTGATGATTCCCTGGAGACGGTGAAAAGGAACCAGCAGCAGTATGACCTGCCTTTGAAAATTGTCTCTTATGAGGAGCTCTATGGCTGGACTATGGATGACATTGTGAAGCAAGTGGGATTGAAAAACAACTGCACATTCTGTGGGGTTTTCAGGAGGCAGGCATTGGACAGAGGAGCCATGATTCTTGGTGTGGATAAGATCTGTACAG GTCACAATGCTGATGACATTGCCGAGACTGTTCTGATGAATGTCCTCCGGGGGGATATTGCACGACTAAGACGCTGTACAGCTGTGGCCACAGGCAGTGAGGGTGCCATTCCACGCTGCAAGCCACTGAAGTATGCTTATGAGAAAGAGATTGTCCTCTATGCCTATTTCAAGAAGTTGGACTACTTCTCTACTGAGTGCGTGTACTCGCCCAACGCATACCGTGGCCATGCACGTGCCTTTCTGAAGGACCTGGAAGCCCTGCGCCCTAGCACTATCTTAGATATCATCCATTCAGGCGAGCACCTCTCCGTGAAGGAGGATGTGAGGATGCCAGTGCAAGGGAACTGCTCCCGCTGCGGATATATCTCTAGTCAAGCCCTGTGCAAAGCCTGTGTACTGCTGGAAGGATTGAACCGTGGTCTGCCCAAACTGGGCATTGGTAAACACCAGAAGCTGCACCATAAACTGCTGGCCCAGGAGCCACTCACTGAACAGGAGAGGAGGAAACTGAAGGTGTTAGATTTGTAA